Proteins found in one Micromonospora sp. WMMD1082 genomic segment:
- a CDS encoding helix-turn-helix transcriptional regulator translates to MTRQDETGRMEAMSDVGSTVPRRELGRLLRQLREQAGIGLEAAGSDLEWSRAKMYRIEAGQTPVRALDVEQMCRLYGASKDMTEVVTSLAKESKSKGWYHAYGEVIPRWFELYVGLEAAASRIRMYEHALVPGLLQTLEYAAEAVHTRPNVSAEEASKLVELRIERQRLLARRRPAAPTLDVIIEEALLHKSVPGMAGQIDKLIDANDVPNVCLRVLPLNGKLTQVAVSGGFVILDFPTTGARSAEPTTVYNEGLSGALYIDRIEEVRAYAEVWNQLNAQALSVEESRLLMQRVKERHHG, encoded by the coding sequence ATGACGCGCCAGGATGAGACAGGGAGGATGGAGGCGATGAGCGATGTCGGGTCAACAGTGCCGAGGCGTGAGCTGGGTCGACTGCTGAGGCAACTCAGAGAGCAGGCTGGTATAGGGCTAGAAGCTGCCGGGTCTGATCTTGAGTGGTCCCGGGCGAAGATGTACCGCATCGAGGCGGGGCAGACGCCAGTGCGGGCGCTTGACGTCGAACAGATGTGTCGCCTCTACGGGGCGTCGAAGGACATGACCGAGGTCGTCACAAGTCTTGCCAAGGAGTCGAAGAGTAAGGGTTGGTATCACGCCTACGGCGAAGTCATCCCGAGATGGTTTGAGCTGTACGTCGGCCTCGAAGCCGCTGCCAGCAGGATCAGGATGTACGAACACGCTCTTGTCCCCGGGCTTCTTCAGACTCTTGAGTATGCCGCTGAGGCTGTGCACACCCGGCCGAACGTCTCTGCCGAGGAAGCCTCGAAGCTCGTTGAGTTACGTATAGAGCGCCAACGCCTCCTGGCAAGGAGGCGACCGGCCGCTCCAACTCTGGACGTCATCATCGAGGAGGCGCTACTGCACAAGAGCGTGCCCGGAATGGCTGGGCAGATCGACAAACTCATAGATGCTAACGATGTGCCCAACGTCTGTCTCAGGGTTTTACCGCTGAACGGCAAACTTACCCAGGTGGCCGTGTCAGGTGGCTTCGTCATTCTCGACTTCCCGACCACCGGGGCTAGATCTGCGGAGCCAACGACAGTCTACAACGAAGGTCTTTCCGGTGCACTCTATATCGATCGAATCGAAGAGGTTAGAGCTTACGCCGAGGTATGGAATCAGCTCAACGCGCAAGCGCTGAGTGTGGAGGAATCCCGGCTGCTGATGCAGCGAGTCAAGGAGAGGCACCATGGATAA
- a CDS encoding DUF397 domain-containing protein, with the protein MDKLTGTVWRKSIRSGAQGNCVEVADNIPGIVRVRDSKDSTGPALVFEPEQWRSFIESVRVS; encoded by the coding sequence ATGGATAAGTTGACCGGCACAGTGTGGCGCAAGTCCATTCGAAGCGGAGCACAGGGCAACTGCGTTGAGGTTGCCGACAACATCCCCGGCATCGTGCGCGTCCGGGACAGCAAGGACTCCACCGGGCCGGCGCTGGTGTTCGAGCCGGAGCAGTGGCGTTCATTCATCGAGTCGGTCAGGGTAAGCTAG
- a CDS encoding serine hydrolase → MRLPGLAVAVAAALLTSPLVPAAGAGAAAPVPCPRPAPPAPGPTPSATPSPDPVQRAVGGAGLATTGLVVPAPPKVAATSWLVADLDSGEVLGGCGPHEYATPASVQKLLLAATMLPRLDPADVVTITAGDLDIEPGSSAVGLVEGGRYRVETLWLGLLLRSGNEVANALARLGGGADGMAGGLRAMNEQARQLGAYQTHAATPSGLDGPGQFTSAYDLALIARACFADAHFREYAATREATIPAQPRQRAKGFTIDNDNQLLYHYPGALGGKTGYTDLARHTYVGAAERGGRRLVVTLLGADVIDQRGWQQGAALLDWGFALPEAASVGVLVSPGAATASPPPASVAPQARPGGASGAEATERGTFAAQLRSASLITLAAGLMVLAVALILRRRSRPPARHPDPPN, encoded by the coding sequence GTGAGACTTCCTGGCCTGGCAGTCGCGGTGGCCGCCGCGCTCCTGACATCGCCACTGGTGCCCGCCGCCGGTGCCGGCGCGGCGGCACCGGTGCCGTGCCCGCGCCCGGCGCCACCCGCCCCCGGTCCCACACCGTCGGCGACGCCCTCCCCGGACCCCGTGCAGCGGGCCGTCGGCGGGGCCGGGCTGGCGACGACCGGCCTGGTGGTGCCGGCGCCGCCGAAGGTGGCCGCCACCTCGTGGCTGGTGGCCGATCTGGACAGCGGCGAGGTGCTGGGTGGCTGTGGCCCGCACGAGTACGCGACGCCGGCCAGCGTGCAGAAGCTGCTGCTGGCCGCGACCATGCTGCCCCGGCTGGACCCGGCCGACGTCGTCACCATCACCGCCGGTGACCTCGACATCGAGCCGGGCAGCTCGGCGGTGGGACTGGTGGAGGGCGGCCGCTACCGGGTGGAGACCCTCTGGCTGGGACTGCTGCTGCGTTCGGGCAACGAGGTGGCGAACGCCCTGGCCCGCCTCGGCGGCGGCGCGGACGGCATGGCCGGCGGGCTGCGGGCGATGAACGAGCAGGCGCGGCAGCTCGGGGCGTACCAGACCCATGCGGCGACCCCCTCCGGCCTGGACGGCCCGGGGCAGTTCACCAGCGCGTACGACCTGGCGCTGATCGCGCGGGCCTGCTTCGCCGACGCACACTTCCGCGAGTACGCCGCCACCCGGGAGGCGACCATCCCGGCCCAGCCGAGACAACGCGCCAAGGGCTTCACCATCGACAACGACAACCAGCTGCTGTACCACTATCCCGGCGCGCTGGGTGGCAAGACCGGCTACACCGACCTGGCCCGGCACACCTACGTCGGCGCCGCCGAGCGTGGCGGACGCCGCCTCGTGGTCACGCTGCTCGGCGCGGACGTGATCGACCAGCGCGGCTGGCAACAGGGTGCCGCGCTGCTCGACTGGGGGTTCGCGCTGCCCGAGGCGGCCTCGGTCGGGGTGCTGGTGAGCCCCGGCGCGGCCACCGCCTCGCCACCACCCGCCTCCGTCGCGCCGCAGGCGCGGCCCGGTGGCGCGTCCGGCGCCGAGGCCACCGAGCGAGGTACCTTCGCCGCCCAGCTCCGGTCGGCCTCGCTCATCACCCTCGCCGCCGGCCTCATGGTGCTGGCCGTCGCCCTCATCCTCCGCCGCCGCTCCCGCCCACCCGCCCGCCACCCCGACCCGCCCAACTAA
- a CDS encoding serine hydrolase, translated as MRIRALAAAGVVLTVATIHATPAAATVGAAAAGFRQPAVATPTAAPRPAAAAPSGAVPCPKAVAPKVVRSPRPSPPSSVPEHQVVGGDALATPGLVVPPGVPAPPKVTATSWLVADLDSGEVLGGCGPHEYATPASVQKLLLAATMLPRLDPAQVVTITRDDLNIAPGSSAVGLLPGGRYRVETLWLGLLLQSGNEAANALARLGGGQQGAAGGVRAMNEQAHRLGARQTHAVTPSGLDAPGQFTSAYDLALIARACFADPTFRRYALTERTRIPAQKALRGKGFEIQNENQLIYRYPGALGGKTGFTDYARHTYVGAAERDGRRLVVTLLGAEPRPLRGWEQGAALLDWGFTLPRQVSVGRLVEPGELDAVPAPDAPEPVGVSPSTATASAVLDDGPGAGTVVALAVGVAAIALAVLAARRTRATGRRPG; from the coding sequence ATGAGAATCCGGGCACTGGCCGCCGCCGGCGTCGTCCTCACCGTCGCGACGATCCACGCGACACCCGCTGCGGCCACTGTGGGCGCTGCCGCCGCCGGCTTCCGCCAGCCTGCGGTGGCGACGCCGACGGCCGCGCCCCGGCCGGCCGCTGCGGCACCCTCCGGTGCGGTGCCCTGCCCGAAGGCGGTGGCCCCGAAGGTGGTCCGGTCGCCGCGGCCGTCGCCGCCGTCATCCGTGCCGGAGCATCAGGTCGTCGGCGGCGACGCGCTCGCCACGCCGGGGCTGGTCGTACCGCCGGGGGTGCCGGCGCCGCCGAAGGTGACCGCGACCTCGTGGCTGGTGGCCGATCTGGACAGCGGCGAGGTGCTGGGTGGCTGTGGTCCGCACGAGTACGCGACGCCGGCCAGCGTGCAGAAGCTGCTGCTGGCCGCGACCATGCTGCCCCGGCTCGATCCGGCGCAGGTCGTCACGATCACCAGGGATGACCTGAACATCGCACCGGGCAGCTCCGCGGTCGGGCTGCTGCCCGGCGGCCGGTACCGGGTGGAGACGCTCTGGCTGGGGCTGCTGCTGCAGTCCGGCAACGAGGCGGCGAACGCGCTGGCCCGTCTCGGTGGTGGGCAGCAGGGGGCGGCCGGTGGGGTGCGGGCGATGAACGAGCAGGCCCACCGGCTTGGCGCCCGGCAGACCCACGCGGTCACCCCGTCCGGGCTGGACGCTCCGGGGCAGTTCACCAGCGCGTACGACCTGGCGCTGATCGCCCGGGCCTGCTTCGCCGACCCGACCTTCCGCCGGTACGCGCTCACCGAGCGGACCCGGATCCCGGCGCAGAAGGCGTTGCGCGGCAAGGGCTTCGAGATCCAGAACGAGAACCAGCTGATCTACCGTTATCCGGGCGCGTTGGGCGGGAAGACCGGCTTCACGGACTACGCCCGGCACACCTACGTCGGTGCCGCCGAGCGGGACGGCCGGCGGCTGGTCGTCACGCTGCTCGGTGCCGAGCCCCGGCCGTTGCGCGGCTGGGAGCAGGGCGCCGCGCTGCTCGACTGGGGGTTCACGCTGCCCCGACAGGTCAGCGTCGGCCGGCTGGTGGAACCGGGGGAGCTGGACGCCGTGCCCGCGCCGGACGCACCCGAGCCGGTCGGCGTGTCGCCGTCGACCGCCACCGCCTCGGCCGTCCTCGATGACGGTCCGGGGGCGGGCACGGTCGTGGCCCTGGCGGTCGGCGTCGCCGCGATCGCGCTGGCGGTCCTTGCCGCACGGCGTACCCGCGCCACCGGTCGCCGGCCCGGCTGA
- a CDS encoding MerR family transcriptional regulator, translating into MADRERGGRLRAVDLARAGGVSVQQVRNYVDLGVLPPVARTPSGYRIFTQAHARALTVARAVADGHGWSRTREIMSAVHRGDLPAVLASLDAGHAELDRERAEIRRVLGAFETVVTGPRPPVAAPRRAVRVGVVASLVGVRTSQLRSWEARGLLRPVREPGTGYRVYDDAELRAAQVVALLRRGAYPFEIIMAVLDEIRSTGSPQRVRAELARREQELHRRSLRRLAASATLHDYLRDLGDSRSCR; encoded by the coding sequence GTGGCGGATCGGGAGCGCGGCGGGCGGCTGCGGGCGGTCGACCTCGCCCGGGCGGGTGGCGTCTCCGTGCAGCAGGTGCGCAACTACGTCGACCTCGGCGTGCTGCCCCCGGTCGCGCGCACCCCGAGCGGCTACCGGATCTTCACCCAGGCGCACGCGCGGGCACTCACGGTGGCGCGGGCGGTGGCGGACGGGCACGGCTGGTCGCGTACCCGCGAGATCATGTCGGCGGTGCACCGGGGTGACCTGCCGGCGGTGCTGGCGTCGCTGGACGCCGGCCATGCCGAGCTGGACCGTGAGCGCGCCGAGATCCGCCGGGTGCTCGGCGCCTTCGAGACGGTGGTGACCGGCCCGCGCCCGCCGGTGGCCGCGCCGCGCCGGGCCGTCCGCGTCGGCGTGGTGGCCAGCCTGGTCGGGGTGCGGACCTCGCAGCTGCGCTCGTGGGAGGCGCGCGGCCTGCTGCGGCCGGTCCGCGAGCCGGGCACCGGCTACCGGGTGTACGACGACGCGGAGCTACGCGCCGCGCAGGTGGTGGCGCTGCTGCGCCGGGGCGCCTACCCCTTCGAGATCATCATGGCGGTGCTCGACGAGATACGCAGCACCGGCAGCCCGCAGCGGGTCCGCGCGGAACTCGCCCGCAGGGAACAGGAGCTGCACCGGCGCAGCCTGCGCCGACTGGCCGCCTCGGCCACGCTGCACGACTACCTGCGCGACCTGGGCGACTCCCGATCTTGCCGCTAG
- a CDS encoding excinuclease ABC subunit UvrA, protein MQQPARSAADSHDVIEVRGARENNLAAVSVDIPKRRLTVFTGVSGSGKSSLVFGTIAAESQRLINETYSAFLQSFMPSLSRPDVDSLRNLTPAIVVDQERMGANSRSTVGTATDAYAMLRIVFSRLGSPYVGGAGAFSFNLAEGMCPACEGLGRVSDLDITELVDVEKSLNDGAITAPNFAVDTWYWQTIVGSGLFDPDVKLQDFTAQQWADFLHKPATKIKVGSNNITYEGLIVKVRRLYLAKDRESMQPHIRAFVDRAVTFTTCADCGGTRLNPAALSSRIAGRTIAECSAMQISDLAEFLRSIDDESVAPLTGSLRSLLDSLVEIGLGYLSLDRESATLSGGEAQRVKMVRHLGSSLSDITYVFDEPTVGLHPHDIARMNDLLLRLRDKGNTVLVVEHKPETIAVADHVVDLGPGAGGAGGRICYTGDVAGLRRSGTLTGRHLDHRVRVRERVRTPTGQLPIRRADLHNLRDVDVDIPLGVLTVVTGVAGSGKSSLVHGSLHRRDGVVVVDQSPIRGSRRSNPATYSGLLDPVRTAFAKANGVKAALFSANSEGACPTCKGIGLVYTDLAMMAGVASVCEQCEGRRFTDEVLTYRLRGRNISEVLGMSVAEARDFFPSGPARVVLDRLADVGLSYLTLGQPLTTLSGGERQRLKLAIRMADKASTYVLDEPTTGLHLADVDQLLALLDRLVDAGNTVIVIEHHQAVMAHADWLIDLGPGAGHDGGRIVFTGTPADLVANGDTLTARHLREYVAR, encoded by the coding sequence ATGCAGCAGCCAGCACGGTCCGCCGCCGACAGTCACGACGTCATCGAGGTACGCGGCGCGCGGGAGAACAATCTCGCCGCCGTCTCGGTCGACATTCCCAAGCGCCGGCTGACGGTCTTCACCGGGGTCTCCGGCTCCGGCAAGTCCTCACTGGTCTTCGGCACCATCGCCGCCGAGTCCCAGCGGCTGATCAACGAGACGTACAGCGCCTTCCTCCAGTCGTTCATGCCCAGCCTCTCCCGGCCCGACGTGGACTCGCTGCGCAACCTCACCCCGGCGATCGTGGTCGACCAGGAGCGGATGGGCGCCAACTCCCGCTCCACCGTCGGCACCGCCACCGACGCGTACGCGATGCTGCGCATCGTGTTCAGCCGGCTGGGCAGCCCGTACGTCGGCGGGGCCGGCGCGTTCAGCTTCAACCTGGCGGAGGGCATGTGCCCCGCCTGCGAGGGCCTGGGCCGGGTCTCCGACCTCGACATCACCGAGCTGGTCGACGTGGAGAAGTCGCTCAACGACGGTGCGATCACCGCGCCGAACTTCGCCGTCGACACGTGGTACTGGCAGACCATCGTCGGCTCCGGGCTGTTCGACCCGGACGTCAAACTCCAGGACTTCACCGCGCAGCAGTGGGCGGACTTCCTCCACAAGCCCGCCACGAAGATCAAGGTGGGCAGCAACAACATCACCTACGAGGGTCTGATCGTCAAGGTCCGCCGGCTCTACCTGGCCAAGGACCGCGAGTCCATGCAGCCGCACATCCGGGCCTTCGTCGACCGGGCGGTCACCTTCACCACCTGCGCCGACTGCGGCGGCACCCGGCTCAACCCGGCGGCGCTGTCCTCCCGCATCGCCGGGCGCACCATCGCCGAGTGCTCCGCCATGCAGATCAGCGACCTGGCGGAGTTTCTCCGGAGCATCGACGACGAGTCGGTCGCCCCGCTGACCGGTAGCCTGCGGAGCCTGCTCGACTCGCTGGTCGAGATCGGTCTCGGATATCTCAGCCTCGACCGCGAGTCCGCCACCCTCTCCGGCGGGGAGGCGCAGCGGGTCAAGATGGTCCGGCACCTCGGTTCCAGCCTCTCCGACATCACGTACGTCTTCGACGAACCCACCGTCGGCCTGCACCCGCACGACATCGCCCGGATGAACGACCTGCTGCTGCGGCTGCGGGACAAGGGCAACACCGTGCTCGTCGTCGAACACAAGCCGGAGACCATCGCCGTGGCCGACCACGTGGTCGATCTCGGTCCCGGCGCCGGCGGCGCCGGTGGCCGGATCTGCTACACCGGCGACGTGGCCGGCCTGCGTCGCTCCGGCACCCTCACCGGCCGGCACCTGGATCACCGGGTACGCGTGCGCGAGCGCGTTCGCACCCCCACCGGCCAGTTGCCCATCCGCCGTGCCGACCTGCACAACCTGCGCGACGTCGACGTGGACATCCCGCTCGGCGTGCTGACGGTGGTCACCGGTGTGGCCGGCTCCGGCAAGAGTTCCCTGGTGCACGGCTCGCTGCACCGCCGCGACGGCGTGGTGGTCGTCGACCAGTCACCGATCCGTGGCTCCCGGCGCAGCAACCCGGCCACCTACAGCGGCCTGCTCGATCCGGTACGCACCGCCTTCGCCAAGGCCAACGGGGTGAAGGCGGCCCTGTTCAGTGCCAACTCCGAGGGCGCCTGCCCCACCTGCAAGGGCATCGGGCTGGTCTACACCGATCTGGCGATGATGGCCGGCGTCGCCTCGGTCTGCGAGCAGTGCGAGGGCCGCCGGTTCACCGACGAGGTGCTCACCTACCGGCTGCGGGGCCGCAACATCAGCGAGGTGCTCGGCATGTCGGTCGCCGAGGCCCGGGACTTCTTCCCCAGCGGGCCGGCGCGGGTCGTCCTGGACCGGCTGGCCGACGTCGGGCTGAGCTACCTCACCCTCGGCCAGCCGCTGACCACCCTCTCCGGCGGCGAGCGACAGCGGCTCAAGCTGGCCATCCGCATGGCCGACAAGGCCAGCACCTACGTGCTGGACGAGCCGACCACTGGGCTGCACCTGGCCGACGTGGACCAGTTGCTCGCGCTGCTCGACCGGCTCGTGGACGCCGGCAACACGGTCATCGTCATCGAACACCACCAGGCGGTGATGGCCCACGCGGACTGGCTGATCGACCTCGGCCCGGGCGCGGGTCACGACGGCGGCCGGATCGTGTTCACCGGCACGCCCGCCGACCTGGTGGCGAACGGTGACACGCTCACCGCCCGCCACCTCCGCGAATACGTCGCCCGCTGA
- a CDS encoding protein-tyrosine phosphatase family protein encodes MGVVELPGGVRVRGRRIGDPAPPADFSLLLAPGPVPAWAYRRVRWPDFWIPLNRADALDALREALRRGYAGQRVEVACRGGTGRTGTALAALAILDGLPAERAVDWVRAAYRPGAVETPWQRRWLRRLP; translated from the coding sequence GTGGGAGTGGTCGAGTTGCCGGGCGGGGTGCGGGTGCGTGGGCGGCGGATCGGCGATCCCGCGCCACCGGCCGACTTCAGCCTGCTGCTGGCGCCGGGGCCGGTGCCGGCCTGGGCGTACCGGCGGGTCCGGTGGCCGGACTTCTGGATCCCACTAAACCGGGCCGACGCCCTGGACGCCCTGCGGGAGGCGCTGCGGCGCGGGTACGCGGGCCAGCGGGTGGAGGTGGCCTGCCGGGGCGGAACCGGACGCACCGGCACCGCACTGGCGGCGCTGGCGATCCTCGACGGGCTGCCCGCCGAGCGGGCCGTCGACTGGGTCCGGGCCGCCTACCGTCCCGGCGCGGTGGAGACGCCCTGGCAACGCCGCTGGCTGCGCCGCCTGCCCTGA
- a CDS encoding DedA family protein translates to MLVRYASSTVVAQSAPPEDGLVGFVTDLVERLGGPGAGLAVALENLFPPIPSEVILPLAGFVAAQGRMSVLGAIFWTTLGSLLGALALYRIGAALGRERTRAIAARLPLVKLSDVDRTEEWFLRHGVKAVFFGRMIPIFRSMISIPAGVERMPLLTFVVYTTLGSLIWNTTFVMAGYLLGDNWHLVEGYAGILQNLVIVACVLGLLWFVVTRLRRSRRAGGLRSNDSGAGLADAAPAGVPDPDGRGTIYRSAWADNAHRPDQPPPP, encoded by the coding sequence ATGCTTGTCCGGTACGCGTCGTCCACGGTCGTCGCCCAGTCCGCACCGCCCGAGGACGGCCTGGTCGGCTTCGTCACCGACCTGGTGGAGCGGCTCGGTGGCCCCGGTGCCGGCCTGGCCGTGGCGCTGGAGAACCTGTTCCCGCCGATCCCGAGCGAGGTCATCCTGCCGCTCGCCGGGTTCGTCGCGGCACAGGGCCGGATGAGCGTGCTCGGTGCGATCTTCTGGACCACCCTCGGCTCGCTGCTCGGCGCCCTCGCGCTGTACCGCATCGGTGCCGCGCTCGGGCGCGAGCGGACGCGGGCGATCGCGGCCAGGTTGCCGCTGGTGAAGCTCAGCGACGTCGACCGCACCGAGGAGTGGTTCCTGCGGCACGGGGTGAAGGCCGTCTTCTTCGGCCGGATGATTCCGATCTTCCGGAGCATGATCTCCATCCCGGCCGGGGTGGAACGCATGCCGCTGCTCACCTTCGTGGTCTACACCACGCTGGGCAGCCTGATCTGGAACACCACCTTCGTGATGGCCGGCTACCTGCTGGGCGACAACTGGCACCTGGTCGAGGGGTACGCCGGCATCCTGCAGAACCTGGTCATCGTGGCCTGCGTGCTCGGCCTGCTCTGGTTCGTCGTCACCCGGCTGCGCCGCTCCCGGCGAGCGGGTGGCCTGCGATCCAACGACAGCGGCGCCGGCCTGGCCGATGCCGCGCCCGCCGGGGTACCCGATCCCGACGGGCGCGGCACCATCTACCGCAGCGCCTGGGCCGACAACGCCCACCGCCCCGACCAACCCCCACCCCCCTGA